The following coding sequences lie in one Crassostrea angulata isolate pt1a10 chromosome 10, ASM2561291v2, whole genome shotgun sequence genomic window:
- the LOC128164856 gene encoding small glutamine-rich tetratricopeptide repeat-containing protein beta-like: MADVNKLVFSIVKFLKDQTTQESLSEDAIESLEVAIQCLESAYSIDTQDESHIAKYQVQRNLLDIFNSQISSEPESDFSTLSLHEPTPEEKEKAEKLKNEGNNFMKEEKFSDALECYSQAVKLDNKNSVYYCNRAAAYSKLNKHVQAIEDCERALNIDPQYSKAYGRMGIAYTALTDHESARECYRKALELDPTNQSYQNNLEIAEQKLKEAAMQAGFNMGPMGMGNMDFSQMLNNPALMNMAQSMMQNPNMQQMMANFMSSMSGGGATPEGGPPGGMNNILEIGQQLAQQMEQTNPELVTQLRTQFGRGGPPNSEGGDPSQQNGDQSQPPK; the protein is encoded by the exons ATGGCAGATGTAAACAAGCTGGTGTTCTCCATTGTCAAATTTCTAAAGGATCAAACAACACAAGAAAGTTTATCGGAAGATGCTATTGAGAGTTTAGAGG TTGCTATTCAATGTTTGGAGTCGGCATACAGTATCGACACTCAAGATGAGTCACATATTGCTAAGTACCAGGTTCAAAGAAATCTGCTAGATATTTTCAATTCACAGATTAGTTCCGAG CCTGAATCAGATTTTTCAACTTTGTCACTACATGAACCTACTCCTGAGGAAAAAGAGAAAGCTGAGAAGTTAAAGAATGAAG GAAACAATTTCATGAAAGAGGAGAAGTTTTCTGATGCATTAGAGTGCTATTCACAGGCTGTAAAGTTGGACAACAAGAACTCTGTATATTATTGTAATAG GGCAGCAGCTTACAGCAAGCtgaataaacatgtacaagCCATTGAAGATTGTGAACGAGCCTTAAACATAGACCCTCAATATTCCAAAGCTTACGGTAGAATGGG TATAGCCTACACTGCATTGACGGACCATGAGAGTGCCAGAGAGTGTTACAGGAAAGCATTAGAGCTTGATCCTACCAACCAGTCCTATCAGAATAACCTGGAAATAGCCGAACAAAAGTTAAAAGAGGCAGCAATGCAG GCTGGATTTAACATGGGACCTATGGGAATGGGAAACATGGACTTTTCACAAATGCTAAATAATCCTGCCCTCATGAATATG gCCCAGTCAATGATGCAGAACCCTAACATGCAGCAAAT GATGGCCAACTTCATGTCATCGATGTCAGGGGGTGGTGCCACACCAGAAGGGGGCCCTCCAGGGGGAATGAATAATATTCTAGAAAT AGGCCAGCAGTTAGCTCAGCAGATGGAACAAACTAACCCGGAGTTGGTGACTCAGCTTCGCACACAGTTTGGTCGAGGGGGTCCCCCAAACTCAGAGGGAGGAGACCCAAGTCAACAAA ATGGTGACCAAAGCCAACCTCCAAAATGA